From Pseudomonas sp. stari2, a single genomic window includes:
- a CDS encoding polyamine ABC transporter substrate-binding protein — translation MRLLKSLIPAALALACSAGAQAQPQVSVYNWTDYIGETTLADFQAGSGIKVIYDVFDSNETLEGKLLAGRTGYDVVVPSNHFLARQVKAGAFLKLDRSQLPNWKNLDPKLLALLEKNDPGNEHSVPYLWGTNGIGYNVDKVKQVLGVDHIDSWAVLFEPENLKKLTQCGVSMMDSADEVFPAILNYMGMDPRSENPEDFKKAEAKLLSIRPYITYFHSSKYVSDLANGDICVAFGYSGDVFQAANRAKEAKNGVNIAYAIPKEGANLWFDLLAIPADASNTKEAHAFINYLLDPQVIAKVSASVGYANPNPPAKQYMDVALVSNPEVYPPQEVLDKLYISTTPPQSIMRLMTRSWSKVKSNK, via the coding sequence ATGCGTCTGTTGAAATCCCTGATCCCCGCCGCCCTGGCCCTGGCCTGCAGCGCCGGTGCGCAAGCCCAACCCCAGGTCAGCGTCTATAACTGGACCGATTACATCGGCGAAACCACCCTCGCCGACTTTCAGGCCGGCAGTGGTATCAAGGTGATCTACGACGTTTTCGACTCCAATGAAACCCTCGAAGGCAAACTCCTCGCCGGTCGCACCGGTTACGACGTGGTTGTTCCGTCCAATCACTTCCTGGCCCGTCAGGTGAAGGCCGGGGCGTTCCTCAAACTGGACCGCTCACAACTGCCGAACTGGAAGAACCTCGATCCGAAACTGCTGGCCCTGCTCGAGAAAAACGATCCGGGCAACGAGCACTCGGTACCGTACCTGTGGGGCACCAACGGCATCGGCTACAACGTCGATAAGGTCAAGCAGGTGCTGGGCGTCGACCACATCGATTCCTGGGCCGTGCTCTTCGAACCGGAGAACCTGAAGAAGCTCACCCAGTGCGGCGTGTCGATGATGGACTCGGCCGACGAGGTGTTCCCGGCGATCCTCAACTACATGGGCATGGACCCGCGCAGCGAGAACCCGGAAGACTTCAAGAAAGCCGAAGCCAAACTGCTGAGCATCCGTCCGTACATCACCTACTTCCACTCGTCGAAATACGTGTCGGACCTGGCCAACGGCGACATCTGCGTAGCCTTCGGTTACTCCGGCGACGTATTCCAGGCCGCCAACCGCGCCAAGGAAGCGAAGAACGGCGTGAACATCGCTTATGCCATTCCCAAGGAAGGCGCGAACCTGTGGTTCGACCTGCTGGCGATTCCCGCCGATGCCAGCAACACCAAAGAGGCCCACGCCTTCATCAATTACCTGCTCGATCCGCAAGTGATCGCCAAGGTCAGCGCCTCGGTCGGCTATGCCAACCCGAACCCGCCGGCCAAGCAATACATGGACGTGGCACTGGTCAGCAATCCAGAGGTGTATCCACCTCAGGAAGTGCTCGACAAACTCTACATTTCCACCACCCCGCCCCAGTCGATCATGCGTCTGATGACCCGTTCCTGGAGCAAAGTGAAGTCGAACAAATGA
- a CDS encoding helix-turn-helix domain-containing protein, producing MTTCNPLQVQAFNTADVAEQIRATPGWVQHYQQMSPGHFAGQIRYLDLEGVEVYEEQMNTRVEQNFSAPSGSLAFCFDRSDNALYLLNEESRNIWITPENYQEIAVVFGPEFVRRNGLDVARLEGLFMAPLNGAQNALFSRWLSSTLTKLSQTLDQPSKEALTQQLLEDCLFILDNARVCLDSGGLQRRAEERQTMKRVGEWAADSPEETLNLLELAQVAGVSLRQLQQTFKAYTGMSPTQWLRLRRLNSARRELLKGASSGTTVAEVAMNWSFWHLGRFSSSYRALFNELPSETLKRSSR from the coding sequence ATGACAACGTGTAATCCGCTACAGGTTCAAGCTTTCAACACCGCCGATGTCGCCGAGCAGATCCGCGCGACACCGGGCTGGGTCCAGCATTACCAGCAGATGTCGCCGGGGCATTTCGCCGGGCAAATCCGCTATCTGGACCTGGAAGGCGTGGAGGTCTACGAAGAACAGATGAACACCCGTGTGGAGCAGAATTTCAGTGCACCGTCGGGGTCTCTGGCGTTCTGTTTCGATCGCAGTGACAACGCGCTCTATCTGCTGAACGAAGAGAGCCGCAACATCTGGATCACTCCGGAGAACTACCAGGAAATCGCCGTGGTGTTCGGCCCCGAGTTCGTCCGCCGCAACGGCCTGGACGTGGCCCGGCTGGAAGGTTTGTTCATGGCGCCGCTCAATGGCGCGCAGAATGCGCTGTTCAGCCGCTGGTTAAGCTCGACTCTCACGAAGTTGTCGCAAACCCTTGATCAGCCAAGCAAAGAAGCATTGACCCAGCAGTTGCTGGAGGACTGCCTGTTCATCCTCGATAACGCCAGGGTGTGTCTGGACAGTGGTGGTTTGCAGCGTCGCGCCGAAGAGCGGCAAACCATGAAGCGCGTGGGGGAATGGGCGGCGGACTCGCCGGAAGAAACCCTCAATCTGCTGGAGCTGGCCCAGGTGGCCGGGGTGTCGTTGCGACAGTTGCAGCAGACCTTCAAGGCCTATACGGGGATGTCACCGACTCAATGGTTGCGTTTGCGCCGGCTCAACAGTGCCCGCCGGGAACTGCTCAAGGGAGCATCCTCGGGCACCACGGTGGCTGAAGTCGCGATGAACTGGTCGTTTTGGCATCTGGGGCGGTTTTCCAGCAGTTACCGGGCTTTGTTCAATGAGCTGCCAAGTGAGACATTGAAGCGATCAAGCCGCTAA
- a CDS encoding cupredoxin family copper-binding protein, which produces MKARLLAVLCLFLSIPVWAQEVKVDIKEFMFGPKDLTVAVGTRVTWVNDDQIPHTVAETHKVFRSGALDTNDSFSWVFNTPGEFEYFCVLHPQMIGKIVVTQ; this is translated from the coding sequence ATGAAAGCACGACTGTTGGCAGTGCTGTGCCTGTTTTTGTCGATTCCGGTCTGGGCACAGGAAGTGAAGGTCGACATCAAGGAATTCATGTTCGGCCCCAAGGATCTGACCGTGGCTGTGGGCACCAGGGTGACGTGGGTCAATGATGATCAGATTCCGCACACGGTGGCTGAAACCCACAAGGTGTTCCGCTCGGGGGCGCTGGACACTAATGACAGTTTTTCCTGGGTGTTCAATACGCCGGGCGAGTTCGAGTATTTCTGCGTGCTGCATCCGCAGATGATCGGCAAGATTGTGGTGACTCAGTAA
- a CDS encoding metallophosphoesterase — protein MDNQTKHPLRTDGFLSNPDRRTLLKCSAWAGAGVLWALSGGIPRAFAMDEAGNVRDPKALASTFHFVQISDSHIGFNKEANPEPVKTLQVAIDKVIALPKRPSLILHTGDITHLSKAEEFDTAAQVLKGLPSTVHYIPGEHDTLDEGGGKLYLQRYGKGTKGNGWYSFDDHGVHFIALVNVFNFQAGHEATLGADQLAWLADDLRAVSTSTPIVVFTHIPLWTIYQPWGWGTEDGDQAIAMLRKYGSVTVLNGHIHQVIQKVEGNITFHTARGTAYPQPAPGAAPSPGPMTVAADQLRNYLGITEVRATQGEHPLALIDSTLV, from the coding sequence ATGGACAATCAAACAAAACATCCACTGCGCACCGACGGTTTTCTGAGCAACCCGGACCGGCGAACGCTGCTCAAATGTTCGGCGTGGGCCGGGGCCGGGGTGCTCTGGGCCCTGAGCGGCGGCATTCCCAGAGCCTTTGCGATGGATGAAGCGGGCAACGTCAGAGATCCCAAGGCGTTGGCCAGCACCTTTCATTTCGTGCAGATCAGCGACTCGCACATCGGCTTCAACAAGGAAGCCAATCCGGAGCCGGTGAAAACCCTGCAGGTGGCGATCGACAAGGTCATTGCACTGCCGAAACGGCCGTCGCTGATCCTGCACACCGGCGACATCACCCACCTGTCCAAGGCCGAGGAATTCGACACCGCGGCGCAGGTACTCAAAGGCTTGCCGTCCACGGTGCATTACATCCCCGGCGAACACGACACCCTCGACGAGGGCGGCGGCAAGCTCTATCTCCAACGTTACGGCAAGGGCACCAAAGGCAACGGCTGGTACAGCTTCGATGACCACGGCGTGCATTTCATCGCGCTGGTCAATGTCTTCAACTTCCAGGCCGGACATGAAGCCACCTTGGGTGCGGATCAACTGGCCTGGCTGGCCGATGATCTGCGCGCGGTATCGACCAGCACGCCGATCGTGGTGTTCACCCACATTCCGCTGTGGACGATCTATCAGCCGTGGGGCTGGGGCACCGAGGATGGCGATCAGGCGATTGCGATGCTGCGCAAGTACGGCTCGGTGACGGTGTTGAACGGGCATATCCATCAGGTGATCCAGAAGGTCGAAGGCAATATCACCTTCCACACCGCCCGTGGCACGGCCTACCCACAACCGGCACCCGGTGCGGCGCCGTCACCGGGCCCGATGACCGTAGCGGCGGACCAGTTGCGCAACTATCTGGGGATCACCGAGGTGCGGGCGACACAGGGCGAACATCCGTTGGCGCTGATCGATTCGACACTGGTCTAG
- a CDS encoding sigma-70 family RNA polymerase sigma factor gives MNRFEELIAPHLDAAYNLARWITGNDAAARDVVQESALRAFRFLQRFADGNAKAWFLTIVRNESYTWLKASAGRHWVTIDDETGDIDGALSHGQSPELLAIHTENAALLQQALSVLPPAFREVIVLKELEDMPYKDIALVVDIPIGTVMSRLARARAMLKLELLKLHDHE, from the coding sequence ATGAATCGATTCGAGGAACTGATTGCGCCGCACCTGGACGCGGCTTACAACCTCGCGCGCTGGATCACGGGCAACGACGCCGCCGCACGGGATGTCGTGCAGGAAAGCGCCCTGCGCGCCTTCAGGTTTCTGCAGCGTTTTGCCGACGGCAACGCCAAGGCCTGGTTCCTGACCATCGTGCGCAACGAAAGCTACACCTGGCTCAAGGCCTCGGCCGGGCGCCACTGGGTCACCATCGATGACGAAACGGGTGATATCGACGGCGCACTGAGTCACGGCCAGAGCCCGGAACTGTTGGCCATTCACACGGAAAACGCGGCGCTGCTCCAGCAGGCGCTGAGTGTCTTGCCGCCAGCGTTTCGCGAGGTCATTGTGCTCAAGGAACTCGAAGACATGCCTTACAAGGACATAGCCCTGGTGGTCGACATTCCCATCGGCACTGTCATGTCGAGACTGGCCCGGGCCCGCGCCATGCTCAAGCTCGAACTACTGAAGTTGCACGATCATGAATGA
- a CDS encoding anti-sigma factor translates to MNELHCTVCQTQLQGYLDQELDPAMAADVAAHLAICSDCARLHDEAKLLKVSVKRHAPYYSAPASLTASVLAAVAPASPGPIERWRKWFAPVFSAAALALAMVLYVATPGSEQPLMDEAVSSHVRSLMGQHLNDVVSSDRHTVKPWFTGKLDFSPPVVDYSAQGFPLLGGRLDYLQHQTTAALSYGRAKHIINVFILPTTEADKPTQSQSIRGFNVVSWQAAHMRFVLVSDVEKSELEAFGQLLRNGA, encoded by the coding sequence ATGAATGAACTCCACTGCACGGTTTGCCAGACACAACTGCAGGGCTATCTGGATCAGGAACTTGATCCGGCGATGGCGGCGGATGTCGCTGCGCATCTGGCCATATGTTCCGACTGCGCGCGGCTGCATGATGAGGCGAAGCTGCTGAAGGTCAGCGTGAAACGTCATGCGCCCTATTACTCCGCGCCGGCTTCGTTGACTGCCAGCGTGCTTGCCGCTGTTGCTCCGGCATCACCGGGCCCGATCGAACGCTGGCGAAAATGGTTCGCCCCGGTTTTTTCCGCAGCGGCCCTGGCCCTGGCGATGGTGCTTTACGTGGCAACACCGGGCAGCGAACAACCGTTGATGGACGAAGCCGTCTCCAGCCATGTGCGCTCGTTGATGGGCCAGCACCTGAACGATGTGGTGTCGTCCGATCGGCACACCGTAAAACCCTGGTTCACCGGCAAACTCGACTTCTCGCCGCCCGTCGTCGACTACTCGGCGCAGGGCTTTCCACTGCTCGGCGGCCGGCTGGATTACTTGCAGCACCAGACCACCGCGGCCCTGAGTTACGGCCGAGCCAAACACATCATCAATGTGTTTATCCTGCCGACTACGGAAGCCGACAAGCCGACGCAGAGCCAGTCGATTCGCGGTTTCAATGTGGTTTCATGGCAGGCCGCTCACATGCGTTTCGTGCTGGTTTCGGATGTAGAGAAAAGTGAGTTGGAGGCGTTCGGCCAGTTACTCAGGAACGGCGCTTGA
- a CDS encoding glutamine synthetase family protein gives MNAPFDQLFTWLKDHKITEVECVVSDLTGIARGKIAPTNKFLHERGMRLPESVLLQTVTGDFVDDDIYYDLLDPADIDMVCKPVSDAVYVVPWAIEPTAIVIHDTFDKFGNPIELSPRNVLKKVLQLYTDKGWKPIVAPEMEFYLTQRCEDPDLPLKAPLGRSGRAESGRQSFSIDAANEFDPLFEDVYDWCELQGLDLDTLIHEDGPAQMEINFRHGDALDLADQITVFKRTLREAALKHDVTATFMAKPIGDEPGSAMHLHQSVVEIATGKPIFANADGTMSDLFRHHIGGLQKFIPKVLPMFAPNVNSFRRFLPDTSAPVNVEWGEENRTVGLRVPTSGPEAMRVENRLPGADANPYLAIAASLLCGYIGMVEGIEPSAAVEGRAYERRNLRLPITIEEALTQMEECDTVAEYLGSKFVRGYVAVKRAEHENFKRVISSWEREFLLLSV, from the coding sequence ATGAATGCCCCTTTCGATCAGCTGTTCACATGGCTGAAAGATCACAAGATTACCGAAGTGGAATGCGTGGTCAGCGACCTGACCGGCATCGCCCGCGGCAAAATTGCACCGACCAACAAGTTCCTGCATGAGCGAGGCATGCGCCTGCCGGAAAGTGTGTTGCTGCAAACGGTAACCGGGGATTTTGTCGACGACGACATCTACTACGACCTGCTCGACCCGGCCGACATCGACATGGTCTGCAAACCGGTGAGCGACGCGGTGTACGTGGTGCCATGGGCCATCGAGCCGACCGCCATCGTGATCCACGACACCTTCGACAAGTTCGGCAACCCGATCGAACTGTCGCCGCGCAACGTGCTGAAAAAAGTCTTGCAGCTGTACACCGACAAGGGCTGGAAGCCGATCGTTGCGCCGGAAATGGAGTTTTACCTGACCCAGCGTTGCGAAGACCCGGACTTGCCGTTGAAGGCACCACTGGGTCGTTCCGGTCGCGCTGAAAGCGGTCGTCAGTCGTTCTCCATCGATGCCGCCAACGAATTCGATCCGCTGTTCGAAGACGTCTACGACTGGTGCGAGCTGCAAGGCCTGGACCTCGACACGCTGATCCACGAAGACGGCCCGGCGCAGATGGAAATCAACTTCCGTCACGGCGACGCGCTGGATCTGGCCGACCAGATCACCGTGTTCAAGCGCACCCTGCGTGAAGCCGCACTCAAGCACGACGTAACCGCGACGTTCATGGCCAAGCCGATTGGCGACGAGCCCGGTAGCGCCATGCACTTGCATCAGAGCGTGGTGGAGATCGCCACCGGCAAACCGATTTTCGCCAATGCCGACGGCACCATGAGCGACCTGTTCCGCCATCACATCGGCGGTCTGCAGAAATTCATCCCGAAAGTGCTGCCGATGTTCGCGCCGAACGTGAACTCGTTCCGCCGCTTCCTGCCCGACACCTCGGCGCCAGTCAACGTCGAATGGGGCGAAGAAAACCGCACCGTCGGCCTGCGAGTTCCAACGTCCGGCCCTGAAGCAATGCGCGTGGAAAACCGCCTGCCCGGCGCCGACGCCAACCCGTATCTGGCGATTGCTGCGAGCCTGCTGTGCGGTTACATCGGCATGGTCGAAGGCATCGAGCCAAGTGCCGCCGTCGAAGGCCGCGCCTATGAGCGCCGCAATCTACGCCTGCCGATCACCATCGAAGAAGCGCTGACCCAGATGGAAGAGTGCGACACCGTCGCCGAGTATCTGGGCAGCAAATTCGTGCGCGGCTACGTGGCGGTGAAACGCGCCGAGCATGAAAACTTCAAGCGCGTGATCAGCTCCTGGGAGCGTGAGTTCCTGTTGTTGAGCGTTTAA
- a CDS encoding NAD(P)/FAD-dependent oxidoreductase, giving the protein MNQYTQEHARSYYAASARASTTYPTLEGGLIADVCVIGGGFTGVNTAIELAQRGLSVVLLEGRRIGWGASGRNGGQLIRGIGHEVEGFARHVGAEGVRYLQQAGVDSVELVRRRVEDNAIECDLRWGFCELANTPAQFEAFKAEQASLAASGYAHETRLVGPEDMRRQVVNSGVYKGGLIDMGSGHLHPLDLVQGEARLAASLGVRIFEQSPVLEIIHGATVQVRCASGTVRTGSLVLGCNAHLDELEQQLSGKVLPAGSYIIATEPLSKERAAELIPQNLALCDQKVGLDYYRLSADRRLLFGGACHYSGRDPADIAAYMRPKMLKVFPQLADMRIDYQWGGKIGITANRFPQVGRLKQHPNVFYAQGYSGHGLNVTHWCAKLLGEAIHAGHSQGLDVFSGVPHMTFPGGPALRSPLLALGMFWYRLREILG; this is encoded by the coding sequence ATGAATCAGTACACCCAGGAACACGCCCGCTCCTACTACGCCGCATCGGCTCGGGCGAGCACAACCTACCCAACGCTTGAAGGCGGCCTGATCGCCGACGTCTGCGTGATCGGCGGCGGCTTCACCGGCGTCAACACCGCCATCGAGCTGGCCCAGCGCGGCCTCTCGGTGGTGCTGCTCGAAGGCCGGCGCATCGGCTGGGGCGCCAGCGGGCGCAACGGCGGCCAGTTGATCCGTGGCATCGGCCATGAAGTCGAGGGCTTCGCCCGTCATGTCGGCGCCGAAGGCGTGCGCTATCTGCAACAGGCCGGCGTCGACTCAGTGGAACTGGTGCGCCGGCGCGTCGAAGACAACGCCATCGAGTGCGACCTGCGCTGGGGCTTCTGCGAACTGGCCAACACCCCGGCGCAGTTCGAGGCATTCAAGGCTGAACAGGCGAGTCTCGCGGCCTCGGGTTATGCCCATGAAACGCGACTGGTCGGCCCTGAAGACATGCGTCGGCAAGTTGTCAATTCGGGTGTCTATAAAGGAGGCCTGATCGACATGGGCTCGGGCCACCTGCACCCGCTCGATCTGGTGCAGGGCGAAGCGCGACTGGCGGCGTCGCTCGGGGTGCGGATCTTCGAGCAGAGCCCGGTGCTGGAAATCATCCACGGCGCCACGGTTCAGGTGCGCTGTGCTTCTGGTACTGTGCGGACCGGCAGTCTGGTACTCGGTTGCAACGCGCACCTCGATGAACTCGAGCAACAGCTAAGCGGTAAAGTCCTGCCTGCCGGCAGCTACATCATCGCCACCGAGCCCTTGTCCAAAGAACGCGCCGCCGAACTGATCCCGCAAAACCTCGCGCTCTGCGACCAGAAAGTCGGCCTCGACTATTACCGGCTCTCGGCAGACCGACGCTTGCTGTTCGGCGGCGCCTGCCACTATTCCGGCCGAGACCCGGCGGACATCGCTGCCTACATGCGACCGAAGATGCTCAAAGTCTTCCCGCAACTGGCGGATATGCGCATCGACTACCAATGGGGCGGCAAGATCGGCATCACCGCCAACCGCTTCCCGCAGGTCGGACGGCTCAAGCAGCACCCGAACGTGTTCTACGCCCAGGGTTATTCCGGCCATGGCCTGAACGTCACGCACTGGTGCGCCAAATTGCTGGGCGAAGCGATTCACGCAGGCCACAGCCAGGGCTTGGACGTGTTCAGCGGCGTGCCGCACATGACCTTCCCCGGCGGCCCGGCGTTGCGCTCACCGCTGTTGGCACTGGGCATGTTCTGGTATCGCCTGCGGGAAATACTCGGCTGA